The Oncorhynchus kisutch isolate 150728-3 linkage group LG20, Okis_V2, whole genome shotgun sequence genome has a segment encoding these proteins:
- the klhl11 gene encoding kelch-like protein 11 encodes MSILECLFTCVVCACDCFPRLLHNIVLRFKPYSADMAATAPNPEDSNRSSGSGTSPPTVLAGDGDSEEAEDFTSSTHCSELSRRQNEQRKTGLFCDVTLAFSSGAASERVQSCEFTAHRSVLAASTDYFTPLLGGQFSESLSGRVDMKEWSSETGPDPETVESVIQFMYTGEIRVSTANVHEVLELADRFLLVQLKDFCGEFLKKKLSLANCVAVHSLAHMYTLDQLALRAADMIRRNFHKVIQDEEFYTLPFHLVRDWLSDAEITVDSEEVLFDAIVKWVQRNAEEREKHFEELFRLLRLPQIMPTYLTQVVKKESLVANNAACLQLVSEAVEGHAIRFENLKSVDLEFWASHMAAFQPRFGQNMDVIMVVGGVSEGGDYLSECVGYFVYEDRWVNLPHIHNHLDGHAIATTDSHVYVAGSMEPGFAKTVERYNPNRNTWEQVSNLTTRKHSFGLTCIKNILYSIGGHGNFSPGFKDVSVYEPEQDKWHNLESAPKILRDVKAVSVEDRYVYVTARTPVDTDNEDGLKTVTTRYDTESHQWQEVDSLPLIDNYCVFQMAVAPTNFYHTASCCPKSYAVQDETAKQKISARISDDILESLPPEVTSIEGTAICYLGEDVFVIGGWKNSDDVDKQYRKEAYRYCGERKRWMLLPPMPQPRCRATACHVRIPYRFLYGCQRYPMPQNLARQRDRMQQMQQLHRRTLTLRRQLQSQIEC; translated from the exons ATGTCCATTCTGGAGTGTTTGTTTACTTGCGTTGTATGTGCGTGCGACTGCTTCCCCAGGCTTTTGCATAACATTGTTTTAAGGTTTAAACCTTATTCTGCCGATATGGCAGCCACAGCACCGAACCCGGAGGATTCGAACAGAAGCAGCGGCAGTGGAACCAGCCCACCCACTGTACTCGCGGGGGATGGGGATTCAGAGGAGGCCGAAGATTTTACATCTTCAACCCACTGCTCAGAGCTGTCTCGTCGGCAGAATGAGCAGAGGAAGACCGGGTTGTTCTGCGATGTGACGTTGGCCTTCAGTAGCGGGGCAGCCAGCGAAAGGGTCCAAAGTTGCGAGTTCACGGCCCACCGTTCGGTTCTGGCTGCATCTACGGACTATTTCACACCTCTACTGGGGGGGCAATTTTCTGAGTCGCTGTCCGGGCGGGTGGATATGAAAGAATGGAGTTCTGAAACGGGGCCCGACCCAGAGACAGTGGAAAGCGTCATACAATTCATGTACACTGGTGAAATACGAGTGAGCACCGCCAACGTTCACGAAGTATTGGAGCTAGCTGACAG GTTCCTGCTGGTGCAGCTGAAAGACTTTTGCGGTGAGTTCCTGAAAAAGAAGCTGAGCCTGGCTAACTGCGTAGCGGTGCACAGCCTGGCCCACATGTACACGCTGGACCAGCTTGCCCTGCGTGCTGCTGACATGATCAGGCGCAACTTCCACAAGGTCATCCAGGACGAAGAATTCTACACGCTCCCCTTCCACCTGGTGCGGGACTGGCTGTCCGACGCCGAGATCACCGTGGACTCGGAGGAGGTGCTCTTCGACGCTATCGTCAAATGGGTACAGCGCAACGCTGAGGAGCGTGAGAAGCACTTTGAGGAGCTGTTTCGTCTCCTCCGGCTTCCCCAGATCATGCCCACCTACCTGACCCAGGTGGTCAAGAAGGAGTCCCTGGTGGCCAACAACGCCGCCTGCCTGCAGCTGGTGTCTGAGGCCGTGGAGGGCCACGCCATTCGCTTTGAGAACCTCAAGTCAGTCGACCTAGAGTTCTGGGCGTCACACATGGCAGCCTTCCAGCCGCGCTTCGGGCAGAACATGGACGTGATCATGGTGGTGGGCGGGGTGTCTGAGGGCGGCGACTACCTGAGTGAGTGCGTGGGCTACTTTGTGTACGAGGACCGCTGGGTCAACTTGCCCCACATCCACAACCACCTGGATGGCCACGCCATCGCCACCACGGACTCCCACGTTTACGTAGCAGGCTCCATGGAACCGGGCTTCGCCAAGACCGTGGAGCGCTACAACCCCAACCGCAACACCTGGGAACAGGTGAGTAACCTGACCACGCGCAAGCACTCCTTCGGCCTCACCTGCATCAAGAACATCCTGTACAGCATCGGCGGCCACGGCAACTTCAGCCCGGGCTTCAAGGACGTGAGCGTGTACGAGCCCGAGCAGGACAAGTGGCACAACCTTGAGTCGGCGCCCAAGATCCTGCGCGACGTGAAGGCGGTGAGCGTGGAGGATCGCTATGTATATGTGACGGCGCGCACGCCCGTGGACACGGACAACGAGGACGGGCTAAAGACTGTGACCACACGCTACGACACCGAGAGCCACCAGTGGCAGGAGGTGGACTCCCTGCCGCTCATTGACAACTACTGTGTGTTCCAGATGGCGGTGGCGCCCACCAACTTCTACCACACTGCCTCCTGCTGCCCCAAGAGCTATGCCGTGCAGGACGAGACCGCAAAGCAGAAGATCAGTGCTCGCATCTCGGACGACATCCTGGAGAGCCTGCCGCCTGAGGTCACCAGCATCGAGGGCACTGCCATCTGCTACCTGGGCGAGGACGTGTTTGTGATCGGCGGCTGGAAGAACAGCGACGACGTGGACAAGCAGTACCGCAAGGAGGCCTACCGCTACTGCGGCGAGCGGAAGCGCTGGATGCTGCTGCCGCCCATGCCCCAGCCGCGCTGCCGCGCCACCGCCTGCCACGTACGCATCCCCTACCGCTTCCTGTACGGCTGCCAGCGCTACCCTATGCCACAGAACCTGGCGCGGCAGCGGGACCGCATGCAGCAGATGCAGCAGCTCCACCGCCGCACCCTCACCCTGCGCAGGCAGCTGCAGTCGCAGATCGAGTGCTGA
- the LOC109865514 gene encoding kelch-like protein 10 has translation MDVLELNKNGKQSSLSITSNISQTKKSAEDGQESRTLTKFQKEKTTSAMACNIFNELRLEEKLCDVVIKVEGVEFSAHKTILCGCSSYFRALFTSGWNPCEKRMYTIPGVSPEIMRMLIEYAYTRTVPVTADNVELLLEAADQFSILGIVQACCHFLETQLCLENCIGICKFADFYSCPELQRRALFFILHHFEEIVCCSQEFLELSLAQLLDLIKKDDLNVRQENTVFEAILRWIAHTPASRRHWISVLLPKVRMALMNADYFINHVRNNSLVKGSDECKPIILNALKAIYELNMHGPSISSNPLRRPRLPYAILLAIGGWSGGNPTNVIEAYDTRADRWATIAQEESPRAYHGAAYLNGFVYCLGGFDSVEYFNSVRKFNPITCTWHQVAPMHSRRCYVSVTVLDGCIYAIGGFDGYGRLTSVERYEPETNQWTLVAPMHEKRSDASATTLHGKVYVCGGFNGTECLFNAESYCPKTNQWTPIAPMSRRRSGVGVIAYKEHLYAVGGFDGANRLKTAAVYNPLDNTWRALPTMFNPRSNFGIAVVDDLLFVVGGFNGFNTTYNVECYDGKTDEWYDAHDMPTFRSALGCCVVPGLPNVAQYAAPRDSPMLLSDEWNTPSKTRLASNL, from the exons ATGGATGTTCTAGAACTCAACAAGAATGGAAAGCAAAGTTCTCTCTCTATCACATCAAACATTTCACAAACTAAAAAGTCTGCTGAAGACGGGCAAGAGTCTAGAACCTTAACCAAATTTCAAAAGGAGAAGACTACCAGTGCCATGGCCTGCAACATTTTCAATGAGCTACGCCTGGAAGAGAAACTCTGCGATGTGGTCATCAAAGTCGAGGGAGTTGAGTTCAGTGCCCACAAGACTATCCTGTGTGGATGCAGCTCGTATTTTCG TGCTCTGTTCACCAGTGGCTGGAACCCCTGCGAGAAACGTATGTACACCATCCCAGGTGTATCTCCTGAGATAATGAGGATGCTCATCGAGTACGCCTACACCCGGACCGTCCCGGTCACGGCGGACAACGTGGAGTTGCTCCTAGAGGCAGCAGACCAGTTCTCCATCCTGGGCATCGTGCAGGCCTGCTGCCACTTCCTGGAGACCCAGCTGTGTCTGGAAAACTGCATTGGCATCTGCAAGTTTGCCGACTTCTACTCCTGCCCGGAGCTGCAGCGCCGAGCACTGTTCTTCATCCTGCACCACTTTGAGGAAATAGTCTGCTGCTCCCAGGAGTTCCTGGAGCTGTCTCTGGCCCAACTCCTCGACCTCATCAAGAAGGACGACCTGAACGTGAGGCAGGAGAACACTGTGTTTGAGGCCATCCTGCGCTGGATCGCCCACACTCCTGCCAGCCGCAGGCACTGGATCTCTGTGCTACTGCCAAAG GTGCGAATGGCTTTGATGAATGCTGACTACTTCATAAACCATGTGAGGAACAACTCCCTGGTGAAGGGCAGCGATGAATGCAAACCCATCATCCTCAACGCCTTAAAGGCCATATACGAACTCAACATGCACGGCCCCTCCATTTCCAGTAATCCGCTGAGGCGACCTCGCCTGCCCTACGCCATCCTACTAGCTATCGGCGGCTGGAGTGGAGGCAACCCGACCAATGTCATCGAAGCATACGACACGAGGGCCGACCGTTGGGCGACCATAGCGCAGGAAGAGAGCCCACGGGCTTACCACGGTGCTGCGTACCTCAACGGCTTCGTCTACTGCTTAGGCGGCTTTGACAGCGTGGAATACTTCAACAGCGTCCGCAAGTTCAACCCCATCACGTGCACCTGGCACCAAGTTGCACCCATGCACTCGCGGCGCTGCTACGTCAGCGTGACAGTGTTGGACGGCTGCATTTATGCCATAGGCGGTTTCGATGGCTACGGGCGTCTTACAAGTGTGGAGCGGTACGAGCCTGAGACAAACCAGTGGACCCTGGTAGCACCGATGCACGAGAAGAGGAGCGATGCCAGTGCCACCACACTGCATGGCAAG GTGTACGTCTGTGGAGGCTTCAATGGGACCGAGTGCTTGTTCAATGCAGAGAGCTACTGTCCCAAGACTAACCAATGGACCCCGATTGCCCCTATGAGTCGCCGCCGCAGTGGGGTCGGCGTCATTGCATACAAGGAGCACCTCTATGCA GTCGGAGGCTTTGACGGCGCCAACCGTCTGAAGACCGCAGCGGTCTACAACCCACTGGACAACACCTGGCGCGCCTTGCCCACCATGTTCAACCCGCGCAGCAACTTTGGCATCGCCGTGGTGGATGACCTGCTCTTCGTGGTGGGCGGCTTCAATGGTTTCAACACCACCTACAACGTGGAGTGCTACGACGGGAAGACAGACGAGTGGTATGACGCCCACGACATGCCCACTTTCCGCAGTGCCCTCGGTTGTTGCGTCGTGCCCGGCCTGCCTAACGTGGCACAGTATGCTGCCCCCCGCGACTCCCCAATGTTGCTCTCTGACGAATGGAACACACCTTCCAAGACCAGGCTGGCCTCAAACCTATAG